Proteins from a single region of Pangasianodon hypophthalmus isolate fPanHyp1 chromosome 7, fPanHyp1.pri, whole genome shotgun sequence:
- the nudt7 gene encoding peroxisomal coenzyme A diphosphatase NUDT7 gives MEVKAEVISSLRKHDTGDEFSHVSSLPKASVLIPLFLREGRVHVLLTVRSAELKHNPGEVCFPGGKSDPSDRDEIDTALREALEEISLPPDGVEVVCRLCPLLNQRGLLVTPVVAFISDSFQASPNPDEVSEVFSVPVEFFLKGTDHSAYPVPNIGAYTHSFIYTDPVTGKIHQIWGLTAFLLILLAVLTFKKKPEFEVGFDLENPLASFQQYLQHRLSKL, from the exons ATGGAAGTTAAGGCAGAGGTTATATCGTCTTTACGGAAACACGACACTGGAGACGAGTTTTCGCATGTGTCCTCCCTTCCGAAAGCGTCAGTCCTGATTCCCCTTTTCCTGAGGGAGGGTCGAGTTCATGTGCTGCTGACTGTGCGCTCTGCTGAA CTCAAACACAACCCCGGAGAGGTGTGTTTTCCGGGGGGAAAATCCGATCCGAGCGATCGGGATGAAATTGACACAGCGCTGAGGGAGGCATTGGAGGAGATCAGCCTTCCTCCCGATGGAGTAGAAGTGGTTTGCAGACTCTGTCCACTGTTGAATCAG AGAGGCCTTCTGGTGACCCCAGTGGTGGCTTTCATCAGCGACTCCTTCCAAGCGAGCCCAAACCCAGACGAAGTGAGCGAGGTGTTCTCTGTGCCTGTCGAGTTCTTCTTGAAGGGGACTGATCACTCGGCTTACCCTGTACCCAACATAGgtgcatatacacacagtttCATCTACACTGACCCTGTCACAGGCAAGATCCACCAGATCTGGGGACTAACAGCCTTTCTGCTCATACTACTGGCTGTTCTTACTTTTAAAAAGAAGCCGGAGTTTGAAGTGGGCTTTGATTTGGAGAATCCGCTTGCTAGCTTTCAGCAATACCTTCAACACAGGTTAAGCAAGTTATGA